From the Carassius carassius chromosome 45, fCarCar2.1, whole genome shotgun sequence genome, one window contains:
- the LOC132127435 gene encoding protein-lysine 6-oxidase-like, translating into MSTSFIDTLIYAFAHVCFLSCIVQTGVSQRQGNSGAAALRQTLQWQHNGKLFSILSQGSEYQPPLKRDGNQEQTQARPIAIVRNDAAATRTDGSAAAAASSSRASQSRSARLQPGIGARWLSGGTRARGSRGRRNQTEQLQTSVNGTERPTLDDEMMVGDDPYDPYKSSDPDNPYYNYYDTYERRRPAPRPGYGTRYFQNGLPDLVGDPYYIQASAYVQSVPMYNLRCAAEENCLASSAYRSSVRDYDTRMLLRFPQRVMNQGTSDFLPSRPRYSWEWHSCHQHYHSMDEFSHYDLLESSSQRRVAEGHKASFCLEDTSCDYGYYRRYACTSHTQGLSPGCYDTYNADIDCQWIDITDVKPGNYILKVSINPSYQVPESDYSNNIVRCDVRYTGNYAYVSGCHISQY; encoded by the exons atgagtACGAGTTTCATTGACACCTTAATTTACGCATTTGCGCATGTGTGTTTTTTAAGTTGCATTGTACAAACTGGTGTTTCTCAGCGTCAGGGCAACAGTGGAGCGGCAGCTCTCAGACAAACCTTACAATGGCAGCACAACGGCAAACTCTTTAGTATATTAAGTCAAGGCTCGGAATATCAGCCACCGTTAAAACGAGACGGAAACCAAGAGCAGACGCAAGCCAGGCCGATAGCCATCGTCCGGAACGATGCTGCTGCTACGAGAACAGACGGCTCAgcagctgctgctgcttcttcttCGCGAGCCTCCCAGAGCCGCTCCGCGCGCTTGCAGCCAGGTATCGGTGCGCGCTGGTTATCAGGTGGAACGCGCGCCAGAGGATCACGCGGCCGCAGGAATCAGACGGAGCAGCTGCAAACATCAGTCAACGGCACCGAAAGACCCACACTGGACGATGAAATGATGGTTGGAGATGATCCTTACGACCCATACAAGTCTAGTGACCCGGACAACCCGTATTATAACTATTATGACACTTATGAGAGACGGCGTCCTGCCCCGCGCCCGGGATATGGCACAAGATACTTCCAGAATG GTTTGCCTGATCTTGTTGGAGACCCATACTACATCCAAGCGTCCGCCTACGTGCAGAGTGTTCCAATGTACAATCTCAGATGCGCCGCTGAGGAAAACTGCTTGGCGAG CAGTGCATACAGATCCAGCGTGAGAGACTACGACACGCGTATGTTGCTGAGGTTCCCGCAGCGAGTCATGAACCAAGGAACCTCTGACTTCCTTCCCAGCAGGCCACGCTACAGCTGGGAATGGCACAGCTGCCATCA GCACTACCACAGCATGGACGAGTTCAGTCATTATGACCTGCTGGAATCCAGTTCACAGAGAAGAGTAGCAGAGGGACACAAGGCTAGTTTCTGTCTGGAGGACACGTCCTGTGACTACGGCTACTACCGACGATACGCCTGCACCTCCCACACTCAG GGCCTGAGTCCAGGGTGTTACGACACTTACAATGCCGACATCGACTGCCAGTGGATAGATATTACTGATGTGAAACCTGGAAACTACATCCTCAAG GTTAGTATAAATCCCAGTTACCAGGTGCCAGAGTCAGACTACAGCAACAATATTGTTCGCTGTGATGTACGTTACACTGGAAACTACGCTTATGTTTCAGGATGTCATATTTCACA GTATTAA